In Hemicordylus capensis ecotype Gifberg chromosome 13, rHemCap1.1.pri, whole genome shotgun sequence, a single window of DNA contains:
- the LOC128336851 gene encoding ATP-sensitive inward rectifier potassium channel 12, whose protein sequence is MSTVRVNPYSIVSSEEEGLTLTTMPGVNGFGNGKIHTRRKCRNRFVKKNGQCNVEFTNMDDKPQRYIADMFTTCVDIRWRYMLLLFSLAFLVSWLLFGLIFWLIALVHGDIEKPTQDETFTPCLLQVNGFVAAFLFSIETQTTIGYGFRCVTEECPLAVFMVVLQSIIGCIIDSFMIGAIMAKMARPKKRAETLLFSHHAIVAMRDGKLCLMWRVGNLRKSHIVEAHVRAQLIKSRITEEGEYIPLDQIDIDVGFDKGLDRIFLVSPLTILHEINEESPLFGISRQDLETDDFEIVVILEGMVEATAMTTQARSSYLSSEILWGHRFEPVLFEEKNQYKVDYSHFHKTYEVPSTPCCSAKDLIENKFLLPSTNSFCYENELAFMSRDEEEEDDDDDDSRGLDGPSSDNQPEFDRLQATVGLDQRSYRRESEI, encoded by the coding sequence ATGAGTACGGTCAGAGTCAACCCTTACAGCATAGTATCTTCTGAAGAAGAGGGATTGACGTTAACCACCATGCCTGGAGTTAACGGCTTTGGCAATGGTAAGATCCACACAAGGAGAAAATGCCGGAACCGGTTTGTGAAGAAGAATGGCCAATGCAACGTTGAATTTACAAATATGGATGATAAGCCTCAGCGGTATATCGCAGACATGTTCACGACATGTGTGGACATCCGTTGGAGGTATATGTTGCTGCTCTTCTCCCTTGCCTTCCTGGTGTCTTGGCTGTTGTTTGGTCTAATTTTTTGGCTCATTGCACTTGTACATGGAGATATAGAGAAACCCACGCAGGACGAAACTTTCACGCCTTGCCTCCTTCAAGTGAACGGCTTCGTGGCTGCTTTCCTGTTCTCCATCGAGACTCAGACGACGATAGGCTACGGGTTCCGTTGCGTGACAGAGGAGTGCCCGCTTGCTGTCTTCATGGTAGTCCTCCAGTCCATCATAGGGTGTATCATCGACTCTTTCATGATCGGTGCAATCATGGCTAAAATGGCTAGACCCAAGAAAAGGGCCGAAACCCTACTCTTTAGCCATCATGCCATTGTGGCCATGAGAGATGGAAAACTTTGCCTGATGTGGCGAGTAGGTAATCTTCGTAAGAGCCACATAGTTGAAGCTCACGTCAGGGCCCAGCTCATCAAGTCCAGGATCACTGAAGAGGGGGAATATATCCCACTTGACCAAATAGACATTGATGTTGGGTTCGATAAAGGCTTGGACCGCATTTTCTTGGTGTCCCCTCTCACTATCCTTCACGAAATCAACGAAGAAAGCCCGTTGTTTGGGATCAGCCGGCAGGATTTGGAGACCGACGACTTTGAAATTGTGGTTATTCTTGAGGGGATGGTGGAAGCCACTGCCATGACAACACAGGCCCGGAGCTCGTACTTGTCCAGTGAGATTCTGTGGGGCCATCGCTTTGAGCCTGTCTTGTTTGAGGAGAAAAACCAATACAAAGTTGACTACTCGCACTTCCATAAGACCTACGAGGTCCCATCTACCCCGTGCTGCAGTGCCAAGGACTTGATCGAGAATAAATTCCTCCTCCCAAGCACCAACTCCTTCTGCTATGAGAATGAGCTCGCCTTCATGAGCcgtgacgaggaggaggaggacgacgatgACGACGACAGCAGAGGTTTGGACGGTCCGAGCTCAGACAACCAGCCTGAATTTGACAGACTTCAGGCCACAGTAGGCCTGGATCAAAGGTCATACAGAAGGGAATCAGAAATATGA